From a single Peromyscus maniculatus bairdii isolate BWxNUB_F1_BW_parent chromosome 4, HU_Pman_BW_mat_3.1, whole genome shotgun sequence genomic region:
- the Dusp2 gene encoding dual specificity protein phosphatase 2, which produces MPIAMRLEAAHELECAALGALLREPREAEGTLLLDCRPFLAFCRRHVRAARPVPWNALLRRRARGTPAAALACLLPDRALRARLGRGELARAVVLDEGSASVAELSPDGPAHLLLAALLHEMRAGSTAVCFLRGGFERFQACCPDLCSEAPAQALPPAGAENNSSDPRAPIYDQGGPVEILPYLYLGSCSHSSDLQGLQARGITAVLNVSASCPNHFEGLLHYKSIPVEDNQMVEISAWFQEAIGFIDSVKNSGGRVLVHCQAGISRSATICLAYLIQSHRVRLDEAFDFVKRRRGVISPNFSFMGQLLQFETQVLCH; this is translated from the exons ATGCCGATCGCCATGAGGCTGGAGGCGGCACACGAGCTGGAGTGTGCGGCGCTGGGCGCCCTGCTGCGGGAGCCGCGGGAGGCCGAGGGCACGCTGCTGCTCGACTGTCGCCCGTTCCTGGCCTTCTGCCGGCGCCACGTGCGCGCCGCGCGGCCGGTGCCCTGGAACGCGCTGCTGCGGCGCCGTGCGCGCGGCACCCCCGCCGCCGCCCTCGCCTGCCTGCTGCCCGACCGCGCGCTCCGGGCACGCCTGGGTCGCGGGGAGCTGGCCCGCGCCGTGGTGCTGGACGAAGGCAGCGCGTCGGTGGCGGAGCTCTCGCCCGACGGCCCCGCTCACCTGCTGCTCGCCGCGCTGCTGCATGAGATGCGCGCGGGATCCACGGCCGTGTGCTTCCTGCGAG GTGGCTTCGAACGCTTCCAGGCATGCTGTCCAGATCTGTGCTCTGAAGCCCCTGCCCAGGCGCTACCTCCTGCTGGGGCCGAAAATAACAGCTCCGACCCTAGGGCTCCCATCTATGACCAG ggcGGTCCTGTGGAGATCTTGCCCTACCTGTACCTGGGCAGCTGCAGCCACTCCTCGGACCTCCAGGGGCTTCAGGCCCGCGGTATCACAGCCGTGCtcaatgtctctgccagctgccccaACCACTTCGAGGGGCTGCTCCATTACAAGAGCATCCCAGTAGAAGATAACCAGATGGTGGAGATTAGTGCCTGGTTCCAGGAGGCTATCGGCTTCATTG ACTCAGTGAAGAACAGTGGGGGCCGGGTGTTGGTGCACTGCCAAGCTGGTATCTCCCGCTCAGCCACCATCTGCCTGGCATACCTGATTCAGAGCCACCGGGTACGGCTGGACGAGGCCTTTGACTTTGTCAAGCGACGTCGGGGGGTCATCTCCCCCAACTTCAGCTTCATGGGGCAGCTCCTGCAGTTTGAGACTCAGGTGCTGTGCCACTGA